CACATTTAACGCTTGGCGTTTAATATCCTTTGCGCCCATAAATATCTTACACGGAATTCCCATTAATGCAGCTGCGGTTGCTGTTGCAACTCCATGCTGACCAGCTCCAGTTTCGGCAATAATCTCTTTTGCTCCCATTCGCTTCGCAACAAGAATTTGTCCAATGCAATTGTTTATCTTATGAGACCCAGTGTGGTTAAGATCTTCGCGTTTCAGATATATTGTAGATCCTACATATTCTGAAAGTCTTTTGGCGTAATATAGAGGCGATGGGCGACCAACAAACTGCTTTAGGTAGTGAATATACTCTTTATTAAACGAGGGATCTTTAACTAATGAATCGAACGTATTTGCTAAGTTCATCAAAGGTTTAGCCAATACATCAGGAACATATGCTCCTCCATAATTGCCATAAGTACCATTAAAAGTTAGCATTTCCGAAAGGGGCGATACTATAATATCTTTTTTTACTATTGTTGTTTCCATGACTATTAATTATTTAAAGGTTAAACATGGAGGCGCAAAGAACAAGGATGATAATTTAGTGAGATATTATTCTTGATGCTCACAATGTTCTAAGGTTCTATGCTTTTTGATTTAATTTTGACTATGATTGATTATATATAAGGGGTGATTACGAATAATCACAAGCACCCACGTAGGGCGCAAAAATTTAGATGGCGGGGAAGCCCCGCCAGAGCCATGCCCATACAATTGTGGATTGTGCTTGTGGACTCACAAGGTGAGAGTTCTGAAACTTGATATGATATTTATTAAATCCCATTATCCTTTTTTAGGAGTATATTGAACTTGAGTGAAAAATATGAAAGCAAGTTGCCATATATTATTTAACGTGAACTCGATGTAAGCCTAACATATTGACTCTAAGCATAGCGTTAGATTGTTGCTTTGTCATGCTGAACGGAGTGAAATCCGAAGGATTCGCTGAAAGCAACCATCTGTTTTATAAGTGATTAGATCCTTTGCTTCGCTCAAGAGACATCTTACATTGAACTGACTTTGTTTAAGTATCTTAATCGTAATAATTTATAAAAAGATAAAGGCCGCAGGGGTTTCCTGCGGCCTTTATCGCCATTGGTAATGGCAAATTAGGTTAACGCCCCCATATTTGGAAGATTTTACTGTGCCACCACCATGAAATATTTGAAAGCGTTAAAATCATACTTTAAACTTTTAACTAGAACAAAAATAATCTTTTTTTTAAACGCAAATACTTTAATAAGGAAATAATTTTATTTTTTTTAGAAACTATCTTATGTTAATGTGAGTTCGATGTAAGCATAACATATTGATCTTAAATATAGTGTTAAATCGTTGCTTTGTCATGCTGAACGGAGTGAAGCATCTAAGTTCCTCCGCTTCGCTCAGGATGACAGGGGGAGATCCTTCGCTTCGCTCAGAACCGAGTTTGCGAGTTCGGCCGAACTTAGATCTTTTAATCTGGCGCAGCCACTAGTTCACCTTTACTCTTCTGGTTAATCGGTAGTGAAAATTAATACTTTTAATTGAATGCAAATCTAAAGGCGCAGCCAATGATATCTTACATCGAACTAACGTTATGTTAACTATTATGGAATAATGTTAACCAATTTAATAAGCCTCGTGTTTGAAATTTATATGTTAAAAATATATGAAGTATTATACTTTCTTAAATAGATGTACAGTGCTGTTTGTTTAATCTTGTTTAATTTCAAAATGAACAAAATATAGAAAAAACCGATAATACTCAAAACTTGAAATATGGCCTCATCTTAGCAAAAATCACTATATGCAGCTAATATGTGAATGAAAATAATTCGATTTGTTTAATAAAAATGAAGTTTTATGAAACTTTTAACTGAATTTTATGTAATAAAAATGGTTACATGTTTTATCTTAGTATTAGAATTATAATTCTTATAAAATTATTAATTGAATTAAAATTTAACCTTATGGCACAATTTGTTGCATTCGATCAAAATGTTGAGGTTAACAAGGTGACAATTATGTCCGTTGTTAACTCAATGGAAAAAGGAAAAGAAACAAGAATTAGCATCTTGGAGAAAAATGGTATTAGTATTGAAAAAAAAGAGTGGTATTCCCAACAGAGTTGGCTTAACGCTTTTAAAGAGATTGCTAATACACTTGGTGATATGAATTTATTCCTGATTGGCAAAGCAATAATTGATAGCGCGAAGTTTCCTCCAATAAATAATTTAGAGGAAGCTCTGAGGTCTTTGGATATTGCTTACCACATGAACCATAGGCTAAACGGTAAGGTTATGTTCGATAGCCAAACTGGTACAAAGACAGAGGGAATTGGACACTATAGGCTAACGGATTTCAATGCCGCTGGGAAACACGCAGTAATGGTTTGCGATAATCCCTACCCAAGTAAATTTGATGAGGGTATAATCACACAGCTTGTTAGAAAGTTTAAAACAACAGCAGCAACGGAATCCATTAAACTCAATTTAACAAAGGAAACCCGAATTAAAGGTGGACATTCTTGTACTTATAATATTACTTGGTAAAATTATTAACCTCATAAGGGGGTGTGAAATAGATTATTTTTGAAAATAGCAATTCATTTTTGTGATTTTTAAAACAATCAAAAAAATTAGCTCTTTAAAAATGCGTGGTTAGGCATTTCAAACAAATTCTTAGTTTTCTTCAATTATTTGAAAAAGCGCTAAATATTTCACCCCCTTATCTCTTATCTACACTTTAGTTAAGGATAAACACTCATACTCTTTTCTATAGGATAGAGAACTTAACCCCTTTCTCTTTTGATCCTTTCTTAGCCTAACGTCAGTTCGAAATAAGGAATTATATTGAAGAGTTAAGAATTTAAGACATTATACATTTTTGATTTTGCATTTATGCAAAATTAAAAACCTCTGTGTTCTCTGTGTTTATCAGTATCAGCAAACATTATTATGGTAAATTTGTATCTTATTAAATCAAGCACTTTGTTAAGTCCAAAACTTAAAATCTCTGTGTTAAAATCTCTGTGTTAAAACTTATGTCGAACTCAGATTAACCTAAGTTGATGCTTGACAGCAACTAGTAACTGGCAATTTGAATTAATTAGTTTTTTCGGATAGCCTCCACAGGGAATAAGTTAGGAATATCCCGTATTGCTTTGATTCTATTGCATAAAAATTACCAAAGGAATAAATATCGCAAAATGCGATAGTGATGTATGGTGTGGTTAAAAGATTAAACCCCAACCCCTTGAAAAGGGGCAATAACAGAGTTGTGTGATGGTTTTCTCCTTCACTTCTAAGTTTGATGAGAATTATTAAAGGAATAAATATCGCAAAATGCGATAGTGATGTATGGTGTGTTCATTTGTGTGAGGTTTTAGACCCCAACCCCTTAAACAAGGAGCAATAACAGAGTAGTGTGGTGGTTTCCCCTCCTTTTTTAAGGAGGGGTAGGGGAGGTAAATTCAATACAGAAGCTGTTTTCCTCCCTTTTTTTATGCAGGTGGTAAATTAGGAATACAATGGAAATTGGGCAACAAAATCCCCTGTTCAACGCTATCATGACTTAGGGGAACAGGGGAAGAGGTGATGGTATTAATTGTGTACCTTTACGAAGTGTTTATTTAAACAGTTACACTTTCCTGCGGATTTATTTTATTTTTTATTGGATTTTCTGCTTTTATTTTATTTGGTGAGGGGATAAGATATTCGAATAGCTTTGCTACGGTAGCATCTTTGTTTAGGAAAACGTGCTGTCCTAGTGCGGAGATCTTGCTTACTTCATCCTCAACGGCACGTTGAAAAATGTTCTTATCCATTGTTTTTGATTTCCGAGTGAACATGGCGTTGCCCTGTAGCTCTTCGGCTTTGATACCAAATAAAAGGGTATTGATAAATGAGGTACAGGAATAGAATCCTTTGTTATGTCCATAGACCATTTGAATGCTTGACTTGTTTAAGTTACACCTTAATATATATGTGGATAATTTCATGTTTAATAGATACGTTTTTTATATGCTATAGTTAACACTTTTTAGTGCCTAATATTATAGCTATGTGATATATACCAAAGAAAAAAATAAATTTTTTTCTAAAAAATGTTTGATATAAGAATTATTTTGTTTACTTTTAAAATAGGTAGTTTGAACATAAAATCCAATAAAATCAAAGCTTTCAGGCTAAAAGTTTAACAAAATAGGGTAATTGGTTTTAGAAACAGGGTAAATGCCAAACTATTGCTAATAGTAAAGTAACTGTTCTTTGTTTTTAGGAGTGTTGGGCTGTTGGATAGATTTCAGACATCGTTTGAAGGAGTTCGGGCATAGTTGGAAATGATAAGGACATCGCTGGAAGGAGTGTATATTTTTTTGTGTTTTATGTTTAATTATTAGTGAGGATGATTAAGGTTCTTTAGTAGAATTTTCTGGTGAATGGATTCTGGACTTAGGTTTTATTCATTTAACAAAAACTAGTGTATGGTAATAGAAAAACCGAATATATATAGCTTTTAGTTAATGAAATAATCTTGTGAATGAAAGAGTGATTTTAAATGCGAACTTTATAAAACATACATAACCATTATGAATCCTATTAAGAAGAAAAAACTTGAAGATCAAGTAGCCTTAATGAAAATCAATGATTTGCCGTTAGGTGTTTATATTGTTGCAGATGATGGTGAATATATAGGAGAAAATAAAAAATTAAAAAGAATATTACGACTAAATGAAAGTGAGCCAATTACTATATATAGCACTGATCTATTTAAGGATAAAGAACAGAGAAAAGAAATTCTAGAAAAAGCGAAGGCTCTTAATGGGAATCAATGGGTTGAAAATGAACTGCTGCACTTAAACAATCAAGGGGATTTTTGGGTAAAAGATTATTTTAAGCCAATAAAAGATGTTGATACTGGTGAACTGTTAGGATATGCAGGATTTATAATTGATTATACCGAAGAATACAAAAATAAACAGCTAATTGAGAATATTCCATTGGGTACTTATGCTGTTGATAAAAATGATAAGATTGTTAAAGTAAATAGTGCTTTATGTAATATGCTAGGATATTCATCGAATGAGTTAGTGGGAGAAAACGTAAATATAGTTTACCCTAATAAACATGATGATTATAATATTAAACAAGAGATTATTGAAAAAGGTAATATTAATGAAAAGATATTTGAATTAGCAAAAAAGAATGGAGAATCTATTTATGCAAAATTAAGTGCAATTGCCCTCTTCTCTGAAACTAGTGAATACCTTGGAAGAGAGGGTATAATTAGGGATGTAAACACCGAGTGGCGGTATAATACATTACTTGAATATGAACCAGTCGGTTTTTATATGGTAAAAGAGGAAAAGGGGATCAGTGTTGTAAATCATTGTAACTTACAGTTCGCAAAAATATTTGGATATGATAGTACAAGTGAAATCATTGGAAGCAGGGCTCTGGATTTCTTTTCGGATGGAGATGAATATCAAAAATATTTAGATGCTATTAAACAGAAAGATAATATTGATCAACCTTTGGTGGCATATATTTTCAACGGTAGGAAAAAATGTAACGATTTATTTAAAGTTGAAATTAGTAGTAGGTTAATTCATGATCAGGATAATAAAATTATTGGAAGGGTTGGTGTAATAATTGATAAAACCGAAGCAATTGCAAATAGTGAAAAAATCTTGGAACTTACTGCTGATATTGGCAGAGTACTTCATATTTACACCTCCACATTACTTTTTCTGAAGTTATCAACTGAGAGTATATTACAAGGATTTGCTGAAACAATTAAGTCCAAAGTAAAGAACATCGATGCAGAAGAGTTAAATAATTTGTCAATATTTCCTTTGAATGAATTTAAAGGAGGCTTAAAAGAAGTTATTGAGCACCTAGTGAAAATTGAAAAAAATCCAGATAAAGAAATCCTTCTACGTAATTGTTCGAGACTATTCGAAGTGGCTGAGAATATTGCCAATATTCAAGAATCAGGGTTCAAGATTCCAATTTTAAGGGATACGGCCGTTGAAGTGTTGACCTTACTAGGGGGTGGTTCTGCAAATATTCTAAATAGTAGCATTAAAGAAATATTACAAAAAACTTCAAATGAAATTCTAAAATTATGCAGCTGTATATCGCTTTTTGGTATGCAAAATTCAATTGCAGAAATGCATTATCAAGTTCACTCACTACGAGAATATGTAACTTCTGGTATAAGAGAACCTGAAAATGCTAAAACTATTTCTGCTTATTCTTTAATATCTGAATCAATAAAAAATCACGATGAATTTGCCAACCAAAGTGGAGTGGAAATTAGAAGAGATAAAGAAAATTCATTTTGTAATGTCGAAGTAGTAGAAAGGGATATGGTGCGAGCAATAAGTAATATTATCCACAATGCTATTAAATATTCATGGGGGAAAAGAGAGAACAAACCCTTTATTAGGATTTTTACAACAAGAAAGGAGGGAATGCTTTACATTAATATCGAAAATCGTGGTGTACCAATTAGAAAAGAAGAAATTGAAAGTGGTCTTATTTTCCAGATTGGTTACAGGGGAACTTATTCAGGTGATAGGGGAAGAATGGGTACTGGTATAGGACTATCAGACGCCCGTAACGTAGTATTAGAGCATAAGGGTGTGATTATGGTTGAAAGTATCCCGCAATTTGTTAATGAATATGCATATAATCAACCATTTATAACAACAGTAGCCATTGGATTACCCATTAAAAGCAAATAAAATGAAGAAGAAAGTACTATGGATTGAAGATCAGGCAGAATT
This DNA window, taken from Bacteroidales bacterium, encodes the following:
- a CDS encoding PAS domain-containing sensor histidine kinase; protein product: MNPIKKKKLEDQVALMKINDLPLGVYIVADDGEYIGENKKLKRILRLNESEPITIYSTDLFKDKEQRKEILEKAKALNGNQWVENELLHLNNQGDFWVKDYFKPIKDVDTGELLGYAGFIIDYTEEYKNKQLIENIPLGTYAVDKNDKIVKVNSALCNMLGYSSNELVGENVNIVYPNKHDDYNIKQEIIEKGNINEKIFELAKKNGESIYAKLSAIALFSETSEYLGREGIIRDVNTEWRYNTLLEYEPVGFYMVKEEKGISVVNHCNLQFAKIFGYDSTSEIIGSRALDFFSDGDEYQKYLDAIKQKDNIDQPLVAYIFNGRKKCNDLFKVEISSRLIHDQDNKIIGRVGVIIDKTEAIANSEKILELTADIGRVLHIYTSTLLFLKLSTESILQGFAETIKSKVKNIDAEELNNLSIFPLNEFKGGLKEVIEHLVKIEKNPDKEILLRNCSRLFEVAENIANIQESGFKIPILRDTAVEVLTLLGGGSANILNSSIKEILQKTSNEILKLCSCISLFGMQNSIAEMHYQVHSLREYVTSGIREPENAKTISAYSLISESIKNHDEFANQSGVEIRRDKENSFCNVEVVERDMVRAISNIIHNAIKYSWGKRENKPFIRIFTTRKEGMLYINIENRGVPIRKEEIESGLIFQIGYRGTYSGDRGRMGTGIGLSDARNVVLEHKGVIMVESIPQFVNEYAYNQPFITTVAIGLPIKSK